From a single Verrucomicrobiia bacterium genomic region:
- a CDS encoding alginate lyase family protein: MNPFTSLSRLILFALLLSTPVRQARASDPLPPFLLDSKTLNASAVATNAGEALKVPIVTVVDKKRASPTGDPHDYVSYGRYWWPDPASTNGLPYIQRDGYPNREQMAFGDQDRLGRMIDTVETLAQAWQLEHREDCARRAGEWIRAWFVTPATRVNPSFEYAQIHLGRDGNHGNKSGLIDTRVFIRLIDALRLLHGSPAFTDKDEAAVHQWFSDYLQWLTTSKNGKLEHEAANNHGSWFLSQLIAIARYLDREDDARQFAREDFARIANQFAPDGSQPLELVRQDGLGYCAFNLEAQFCVARLAAPLGVDLWHYEGTNGASLHRGLEFLIPYNTAPETWPHSQLKTLKPGFLRPQIDQAARIWPETKAESSSAPATTPVSLPGAETFIYRDGKPDPMRLHVFKPKNWKAEDRRPALVFFFGGGWTRGTPERSASYAKWAATLGMVGIAPDYRTKERFNTSPLESVADGRAALRWIEDHADRLGIDPKRIVVGGSSAGGHVALWTAIEHTPPGSATNEAPLIKPFALILVSPVSDTSSAVGYTPKRFGDKAEALSPVQQLDAKMPPVLVFHGDADTTVTNAQSIALHAGLIASSNVCEFITVPGGEHGFQSQLPEWKDKSRIVMTDFLAKQGVLPVAVK; this comes from the coding sequence ATGAACCCGTTCACATCTTTGTCCCGACTAATACTGTTCGCCCTGTTGCTGTCCACGCCTGTCAGGCAAGCCCGCGCCTCGGACCCTCTGCCACCGTTCCTGCTCGACAGTAAAACATTGAACGCATCAGCCGTTGCCACCAATGCTGGCGAGGCTCTCAAGGTCCCCATCGTCACGGTTGTCGACAAGAAACGCGCTTCTCCCACCGGCGATCCGCACGATTACGTCAGCTATGGCCGCTACTGGTGGCCCGACCCCGCGAGCACCAACGGCCTGCCGTACATTCAGCGCGACGGCTACCCCAATCGCGAGCAAATGGCTTTTGGGGACCAGGATCGGCTGGGTCGCATGATCGACACGGTCGAGACACTGGCGCAGGCATGGCAACTGGAGCACCGCGAAGATTGCGCCCGTCGCGCGGGTGAGTGGATTCGCGCGTGGTTCGTCACACCCGCCACGCGCGTCAATCCTTCCTTCGAGTACGCACAGATTCACCTGGGCCGCGATGGCAACCATGGCAACAAATCCGGCCTGATCGACACACGCGTTTTCATCCGCCTAATTGACGCGTTGCGGTTGCTGCACGGTTCGCCGGCCTTCACCGACAAGGACGAGGCGGCAGTTCACCAGTGGTTTTCCGATTACCTGCAGTGGCTCACCACCAGCAAGAACGGCAAACTCGAGCACGAAGCCGCCAACAACCACGGCTCCTGGTTTCTCAGCCAACTCATCGCCATCGCCCGTTACCTCGATCGCGAAGATGACGCGCGGCAATTTGCCCGCGAGGATTTTGCGCGTATTGCCAACCAGTTCGCACCCGACGGCAGTCAACCGCTGGAGCTGGTGCGTCAGGATGGCTTGGGCTACTGTGCCTTCAATCTCGAGGCCCAATTCTGTGTTGCCAGACTTGCCGCACCGCTTGGCGTGGATCTTTGGCACTATGAGGGAACCAACGGGGCCAGCCTGCATCGGGGACTCGAATTTTTGATCCCTTACAACACGGCCCCTGAAACCTGGCCGCACAGCCAGTTGAAAACACTCAAGCCGGGCTTCCTGCGGCCCCAGATCGACCAGGCCGCGCGCATTTGGCCCGAGACGAAAGCCGAATCATCGAGTGCACCCGCCACAACCCCCGTCTCGCTTCCGGGGGCGGAAACTTTCATCTATCGCGACGGCAAGCCCGACCCGATGCGACTGCATGTTTTCAAACCGAAGAACTGGAAGGCCGAAGACCGTCGCCCGGCGTTGGTTTTCTTTTTCGGTGGCGGCTGGACCAGGGGCACGCCGGAGCGCTCGGCGAGCTATGCGAAATGGGCGGCCACACTCGGCATGGTCGGCATTGCGCCCGACTATCGCACGAAGGAACGATTCAACACGTCGCCACTGGAGTCGGTGGCGGACGGACGCGCCGCGTTGCGCTGGATTGAAGACCACGCGGACAGATTAGGAATCGATCCCAAAAGGATCGTGGTCGGCGGCTCTTCTGCTGGCGGTCACGTTGCATTATGGACCGCAATTGAGCACACGCCGCCCGGATCGGCCACTAATGAAGCGCCGCTCATCAAACCGTTCGCGCTGATTTTGGTCAGTCCCGTTTCCGATACTTCGTCGGCCGTCGGTTACACCCCCAAGCGTTTTGGTGATAAAGCGGAGGCGCTCTCGCCGGTGCAACAACTGGACGCGAAGATGCCACCGGTACTGGTATTCCATGGCGATGCAGACACGACCGTGACCAATGCCCAATCCATCGCGCTTCACG
- a CDS encoding heparinase II/III family protein, which produces MSGSLAGCISLMAEPSADVAAHVPPQPPRTMVIEGRQRDFRAYCTTGAGAKAFAKIKADFDKDYLSFPFPDEPVTYGDPDPKNRDSDKADKWRNVQDVCGRVSGVAEAATLIWTVTGDEKYLTKAKEFLLKSCAWHFAPDWKSGPVVGATDIEYNDEANFRLWRKLPLVYDQIRSKLTPEEKKIVLAHFKERGDRTVAWIKAAKVEKIQRNSLDVNAESHPVRFMSMVGLTGLALWDDLPEAREWWRFAYVFYRDQFSPWGGDDGGWAEGNAYWRGTFEHAAFQDTLLAIGDPLAYSSQFWKNSPYFAVYNVQPYRHTIFGDTSNAGHFDLDPVVADYMEHVARVQQNGWFRAYAQLCTDKRPRPIDKGLAGLDRTYPTACEFLIRNFIASGKPLPPAKRLGELPSYRFFRDVGWVSLHSALGRPADDIQITFKSSPYGSFSHSHADQNAFILNAYGESLAINSAYREFHRSPHHQQWTWQTKSKNDLLIDGLGQKAQDKKATGKITRFETSPRYAWTTGDATVAYQAGEKEKGKIQRVTRDLVFIDQRYVVLRDRVVLATSGTLSWLLHAENNLSWDGTNNTAFIRGDKAALTTQLIAPGVVWRGSVTDRFPVTVDPKYTTGEAGSSYVTGKWTNQSHLTLESAKVATEFTVFAILWPERSASVPAALKTALDDGALRVARPDGKTDLIVLTDTSLELK; this is translated from the coding sequence ATGAGCGGAAGCTTGGCCGGCTGTATTTCCCTCATGGCCGAACCGTCAGCGGATGTTGCCGCCCACGTTCCTCCACAGCCGCCGCGCACCATGGTAATCGAAGGCCGTCAGAGGGACTTCCGCGCTTATTGTACCACGGGCGCGGGGGCAAAGGCGTTCGCGAAAATCAAGGCCGACTTCGACAAAGATTACCTTTCGTTTCCATTTCCCGACGAACCGGTGACCTACGGCGATCCCGATCCCAAAAACCGCGATTCGGACAAAGCCGACAAGTGGCGAAATGTTCAGGATGTCTGCGGTCGCGTCTCCGGTGTTGCCGAAGCGGCTACGCTAATTTGGACCGTCACCGGCGATGAGAAGTACCTGACAAAAGCGAAAGAGTTCCTGTTGAAATCCTGTGCCTGGCACTTCGCACCGGACTGGAAAAGCGGTCCGGTCGTGGGCGCCACCGACATTGAATATAACGACGAGGCAAATTTCCGCCTCTGGCGCAAACTGCCGCTGGTCTACGATCAGATTCGCTCGAAGCTGACGCCCGAGGAGAAAAAGATCGTCCTTGCCCATTTCAAGGAACGTGGCGACCGCACCGTGGCGTGGATCAAGGCCGCGAAGGTCGAAAAGATCCAGCGCAACTCGCTTGACGTGAACGCCGAGAGTCATCCGGTGCGGTTCATGTCCATGGTCGGGCTTACTGGCCTGGCGTTGTGGGATGACCTGCCGGAAGCGCGCGAGTGGTGGCGGTTCGCCTACGTGTTTTACCGCGACCAGTTCAGTCCGTGGGGCGGCGACGACGGCGGCTGGGCTGAGGGCAACGCCTATTGGCGGGGCACGTTCGAGCACGCGGCGTTTCAGGATACGCTGCTGGCCATCGGCGATCCGCTCGCGTATTCGTCGCAGTTCTGGAAAAACTCGCCGTACTTCGCCGTGTACAATGTACAGCCTTACCGGCACACGATATTCGGCGACACTTCCAACGCGGGCCATTTCGATCTCGATCCTGTTGTGGCCGATTACATGGAGCACGTCGCTCGCGTCCAACAAAACGGCTGGTTCCGCGCCTACGCCCAACTTTGCACCGATAAACGGCCACGCCCCATTGACAAGGGCCTCGCCGGCCTGGATCGCACGTACCCGACCGCCTGTGAATTTTTGATACGCAATTTCATTGCCAGCGGCAAGCCGCTTCCACCGGCGAAACGCCTGGGCGAATTGCCGTCCTACCGCTTCTTTCGGGATGTCGGGTGGGTGTCGCTGCACAGTGCTCTCGGTCGCCCGGCGGACGACATTCAAATCACCTTCAAGTCGTCGCCTTACGGATCTTTCAGCCACAGTCACGCGGATCAAAACGCCTTCATCCTGAACGCCTACGGCGAAAGTCTGGCGATCAATTCGGCGTATCGGGAGTTTCATCGCTCGCCGCACCACCAGCAATGGACGTGGCAGACGAAATCCAAGAATGACCTGCTCATTGACGGACTGGGGCAGAAGGCGCAGGACAAAAAGGCGACAGGGAAAATCACTCGATTTGAAACCTCGCCGCGCTACGCGTGGACGACCGGCGACGCCACCGTGGCCTATCAAGCGGGCGAAAAGGAAAAAGGCAAAATCCAACGCGTGACCCGCGATCTTGTTTTCATTGACCAGCGCTATGTCGTGTTGCGCGACCGCGTGGTGCTCGCCACATCGGGAACTCTCTCCTGGTTGCTGCACGCCGAGAACAATCTTTCCTGGGACGGCACGAACAACACCGCGTTCATCCGTGGCGACAAAGCCGCACTGACCACGCAGCTTATCGCGCCGGGCGTCGTCTGGCGCGGCAGTGTGACGGACCGGTTTCCCGTTACCGTTGACCCGAAATACACCACGGGCGAAGCAGGCTCCAGTTACGTTACCGGCAAGTGGACCAACCAAAGCCATCTCACGCTTGAAAGCGCGAAAGTTGCGACGGAGTTCACGGTCTTCGCAATTCTCTGGCCCGAACGCTCAGCGTCCGTGCCGGCTGCTCTCAAAACAGCGCTCGATGATGGCGCGCTCCGCGTTGCTCGTCCGGATGGAAAAACCGATCTCATCGTCCTGACAGACACTTCGCTGGAACTGAAATGA
- a CDS encoding tetratricopeptide repeat protein, with translation MKNTWRSWGAPATLIILLTLVAFLPALRCGFVWDDDNLLLENHLIKAHDGLYRFWCTTQPMDYWPLTSTTWWLEWRLWGKNPLGYHVVNVVLHALSAVLWWRVMTRLKIPAAWLIAAVFAVHPVNAESVAWIAERKNALAMFLYALTLLGYLRFEDTSRRRWYWLAVGMFALALLSKTSVVPLPVVLLLCAWWRRGKVARTDLLRLFPFFALSVTMGFVTVWFQSRNVMAQEILHRSLPLHVAGAGWACWFYLWKALVPVHLMTIYPQWRVDMSSPLAWLPSLVVLGCLGIFWRYRQGWGRPLLFASGYFLAMLFPVLGIINMSYLAVAPVADRFLYFSLIGVIAPIVAAGARIYRACHGTVRGMIQIAAAVVVVLLASLTWCQSQIYKDSEALWTVALARNPGAWVAHNGLGVAFQQRNPRQAISHFELALRLKPDYAEAHNNLGNTLLELGDVTEAEAHFEQALQLQPNSARVNYNMGGALIRQGKQSEAIVHWERALRIDPDYAEAHNNLAAALLQTGRLPEAVAHFEQALRIDPDYVEAHNNLAAALAETGRLPEAVAHLEQAVRIQPDYVQAHKNLGDVLLSLGEVAKATRQYEQVLRLAPNDLEVQKKLARLRAAR, from the coding sequence TTGGAAAATCATTTGATTAAGGCGCACGACGGCTTGTACCGATTCTGGTGCACCACGCAGCCCATGGATTACTGGCCGTTGACCTCAACGACGTGGTGGCTGGAGTGGCGCTTATGGGGAAAGAATCCCCTCGGTTATCATGTGGTGAATGTGGTCCTGCACGCGCTGAGCGCAGTCCTCTGGTGGCGCGTAATGACGAGGCTCAAGATTCCGGCAGCCTGGCTGATCGCCGCAGTGTTCGCTGTGCATCCCGTCAACGCGGAATCGGTGGCGTGGATTGCCGAGCGAAAGAATGCGCTCGCGATGTTCCTCTATGCGTTGACGCTTCTGGGGTATCTGAGATTCGAGGACACGAGCCGCCGGCGCTGGTACTGGCTGGCGGTGGGGATGTTTGCGCTGGCTCTGTTGAGCAAGACTTCGGTGGTCCCCCTGCCGGTTGTGCTGCTGCTCTGTGCGTGGTGGAGAAGAGGGAAGGTTGCCCGCACCGACCTCCTGCGACTATTCCCGTTTTTTGCGCTTTCGGTGACGATGGGATTCGTCACCGTTTGGTTTCAATCCAGGAATGTGATGGCGCAGGAGATTCTCCACCGGAGTCTTCCCCTACACGTGGCCGGTGCGGGATGGGCGTGCTGGTTCTATCTGTGGAAGGCGCTGGTGCCGGTTCATCTGATGACGATTTATCCCCAGTGGAGAGTCGACATGTCCTCGCCACTCGCCTGGCTGCCGAGTTTGGTCGTGCTCGGATGTCTCGGGATATTTTGGCGATACCGCCAGGGTTGGGGCAGGCCGCTTCTGTTCGCCAGCGGTTACTTCCTCGCGATGCTGTTTCCCGTGTTGGGAATCATCAACATGTCGTACCTGGCAGTGGCACCGGTGGCAGACCGCTTCCTCTATTTTTCATTGATTGGAGTCATCGCCCCCATCGTCGCCGCAGGAGCACGAATATACCGCGCTTGCCATGGCACGGTCCGTGGGATGATCCAAATCGCGGCCGCCGTTGTTGTTGTTCTGTTGGCTTCACTCACTTGGTGCCAAAGCCAAATCTACAAGGATTCGGAGGCCCTGTGGACCGTCGCTCTTGCAAGAAATCCTGGAGCATGGGTAGCACACAACGGCCTTGGGGTTGCATTTCAACAACGCAACCCAAGACAGGCGATATCGCACTTCGAACTGGCACTGCGGCTCAAGCCAGATTACGCCGAGGCGCACAATAATCTGGGCAATACCCTCCTCGAATTGGGCGATGTGACGGAAGCAGAGGCGCATTTCGAACAGGCGTTGCAGCTCCAACCCAATTCCGCCCGGGTAAACTACAACATGGGGGGAGCATTGATTCGACAGGGTAAACAGTCAGAGGCGATCGTCCATTGGGAGCGGGCACTGCGCATCGACCCCGATTACGCTGAAGCCCATAACAACCTGGCCGCCGCCTTGCTGCAGACCGGCAGGTTGCCGGAGGCCGTGGCGCATTTCGAGCAGGCGCTGCGCATCGACCCCGACTACGTCGAAGCTCATAACAATCTGGCTGCTGCCCTTGCGGAGACCGGCAGGTTGCCGGAGGCCGTGGCGCATCTTGAGCAGGCGGTGCGGATTCAGCCTGATTATGTTCAGGCACACAAGAACCTGGGAGACGTTTTGCTCTCGCTTGGAGAGGTGGCCAAGGCGACTCGTCAGTACGAACAGGTGCTCCGCCTCGCGCCCAATGATCTTGAGGTACAGAAAAAGCTGGCGCGACTGCGGGCTGCCCGATGA